Proteins co-encoded in one Muntiacus reevesi chromosome 13, mMunRee1.1, whole genome shotgun sequence genomic window:
- the LOC136145552 gene encoding SEC14-like protein 4 isoform X2: MGPPGEFRDNLQDLLPTLPKADDHYVLRWLRARDFDLQKSEDMLRKHVEFRKQQDLDNILEWKPSEVVQRYDAGGLCGYDYEGCPVWFDIIGTMDPKGLLLSASKQELIRKRIRVCELLLHECEQQSQKLGRRVDTAVMVFDMEGLSLRHLWKPAVEVYQQFFAILEANYPETMKNLIVVRAPKLFPVAFNLVKSFMGEETRRKIVIMGGNWKQELLKFISPDQLPVEFGGTMTDPDGNPKCLTKINYGGDVPQRYYLRNHVRVQYDHQETVGRGSSLQVDNEILFPGCVLRWQFASDGGDIGFGVFLKTKMGERQRAGEMTEVLASQRYNAHMVPEDGSLTCTEAGVYVLRFDNTYSLIYPKHVSYTVEVLLPDQTSLEKIEKF, from the exons ATGGGACCACCTGGAGAG TTCCGGGACAACCTTCAGGACCTGCTCCCCACACTGCCCAAGGCTGATGACCACTACGTCCTGCGCTGGCTCCGAG CCCGGGACTTTGACCTGCAGAAATCAGAGGACATGCTCCGTAAG CACGTGGAGTTCCGCAAGCAGCAAGACCTGGACAACATCCTTGAGTGGAAGCCCTCAGAG GTGGTCCAGCGGTATGACGCCGGTGGCCTGTGCGGCTACGACTACGAGGGCTGCCCCGTGTGGTTCGACATCATCGGGACCATGGACCCCAAAGGCCTCCTCCTGTCAGCCTCCAAGCAGGAGCTGATCCGGAAGCGCATCAGAGTCTGCGAGTTGCTTTTGCACGAGTGTGAACAGCAGAGTCAGAAG CTGGGCAGGAGGGTCGACACGGCCGTGATGGTGTTTGACATGGAAGGGCTGAGCCTGAGACACCTGTGGAAGCCAGCGGTGGAGGTTTACCAGCAG TTTTTTGCCATTCTGGAAGCAAATTATCCGGAGACGATGAAGAATTTAATTGTTGTTCGAG CCCCCAAGCTGTTCCCCGTGGCCTTCAACTTGGTCAAGTCGTTCATGGGTGAGGAGACCCGAAGGAAGATAGTGATTATGGGAG GCAACTGGAAGCAAGAGTTGCTGAAATTCATCAGCCCCGACCAGCTGCCCGTGGAGTTCGGGGGGACCATGACCGACCCCGACGGCAACCCCAAGTGCCTGACCAAG ATCAACTACGGGGGCGACGTGCCCCAGCGTTACTACCTGCGCAACCACGTGAGGGTGCAGTACGACCACCAGGAGACCGTGGGCCGAGGCTCCTCCCTGCAGGTGGACAACGAGATCCTGTTCCCGGGCTGCGTGCTCAG GTGGCAGTTCGCGTCGGACGGAGGGGACATCGGCTTCGGGGTTTTCCTGAAGACCAAGATGGGGGAGCGGCAGCGGGCCGGGGAGATGACGGAGGTGCTGGCCAGCCAGCGCTACAACGCCCACATGGTGCCCGAGGACGGGAGCCTCACCTGCACGGAAGCCGGCGTCT ACGTCCTAAGGTTTGACAACACCTACAGCCTGATCTACCCCAAGCACGTCAGCTACACCGTGGAGGTGCTGCTCCCAGACCAAACCTCCCTGGAGAAGATAGAGAAATTCTAG
- the LOC136145552 gene encoding SEC14-like protein 4 isoform X1, protein MSGRVGDLSPQQQEALTRFRDNLQDLLPTLPKADDHYVLRWLRARDFDLQKSEDMLRKHVEFRKQQDLDNILEWKPSEVVQRYDAGGLCGYDYEGCPVWFDIIGTMDPKGLLLSASKQELIRKRIRVCELLLHECEQQSQKLGRRVDTAVMVFDMEGLSLRHLWKPAVEVYQQFFAILEANYPETMKNLIVVRAPKLFPVAFNLVKSFMGEETRRKIVIMGGNWKQELLKFISPDQLPVEFGGTMTDPDGNPKCLTKINYGGDVPQRYYLRNHVRVQYDHQETVGRGSSLQVDNEILFPGCVLRWQFASDGGDIGFGVFLKTKMGERQRAGEMTEVLASQRYNAHMVPEDGSLTCTEAGVYVLRFDNTYSLIYPKHVSYTVEVLLPDQTSLEKIEKF, encoded by the exons ATGAGCGGCCGAGTTGGGGACCTGAGCCCCCAGCAGCAGGAGGCTCTGACCCGG TTCCGGGACAACCTTCAGGACCTGCTCCCCACACTGCCCAAGGCTGATGACCACTACGTCCTGCGCTGGCTCCGAG CCCGGGACTTTGACCTGCAGAAATCAGAGGACATGCTCCGTAAG CACGTGGAGTTCCGCAAGCAGCAAGACCTGGACAACATCCTTGAGTGGAAGCCCTCAGAG GTGGTCCAGCGGTATGACGCCGGTGGCCTGTGCGGCTACGACTACGAGGGCTGCCCCGTGTGGTTCGACATCATCGGGACCATGGACCCCAAAGGCCTCCTCCTGTCAGCCTCCAAGCAGGAGCTGATCCGGAAGCGCATCAGAGTCTGCGAGTTGCTTTTGCACGAGTGTGAACAGCAGAGTCAGAAG CTGGGCAGGAGGGTCGACACGGCCGTGATGGTGTTTGACATGGAAGGGCTGAGCCTGAGACACCTGTGGAAGCCAGCGGTGGAGGTTTACCAGCAG TTTTTTGCCATTCTGGAAGCAAATTATCCGGAGACGATGAAGAATTTAATTGTTGTTCGAG CCCCCAAGCTGTTCCCCGTGGCCTTCAACTTGGTCAAGTCGTTCATGGGTGAGGAGACCCGAAGGAAGATAGTGATTATGGGAG GCAACTGGAAGCAAGAGTTGCTGAAATTCATCAGCCCCGACCAGCTGCCCGTGGAGTTCGGGGGGACCATGACCGACCCCGACGGCAACCCCAAGTGCCTGACCAAG ATCAACTACGGGGGCGACGTGCCCCAGCGTTACTACCTGCGCAACCACGTGAGGGTGCAGTACGACCACCAGGAGACCGTGGGCCGAGGCTCCTCCCTGCAGGTGGACAACGAGATCCTGTTCCCGGGCTGCGTGCTCAG GTGGCAGTTCGCGTCGGACGGAGGGGACATCGGCTTCGGGGTTTTCCTGAAGACCAAGATGGGGGAGCGGCAGCGGGCCGGGGAGATGACGGAGGTGCTGGCCAGCCAGCGCTACAACGCCCACATGGTGCCCGAGGACGGGAGCCTCACCTGCACGGAAGCCGGCGTCT ACGTCCTAAGGTTTGACAACACCTACAGCCTGATCTACCCCAAGCACGTCAGCTACACCGTGGAGGTGCTGCTCCCAGACCAAACCTCCCTGGAGAAGATAGAGAAATTCTAG
- the LOC136145552 gene encoding SEC14-like protein 4 isoform X3 → MSGRVGDLSPQQQEALTRFRDNLQDLLPTLPKADDHYVLRWLRARDFDLQKSEDMLRKVVQRYDAGGLCGYDYEGCPVWFDIIGTMDPKGLLLSASKQELIRKRIRVCELLLHECEQQSQKLGRRVDTAVMVFDMEGLSLRHLWKPAVEVYQQFFAILEANYPETMKNLIVVRAPKLFPVAFNLVKSFMGEETRRKIVIMGGNWKQELLKFISPDQLPVEFGGTMTDPDGNPKCLTKINYGGDVPQRYYLRNHVRVQYDHQETVGRGSSLQVDNEILFPGCVLRWQFASDGGDIGFGVFLKTKMGERQRAGEMTEVLASQRYNAHMVPEDGSLTCTEAGVYVLRFDNTYSLIYPKHVSYTVEVLLPDQTSLEKIEKF, encoded by the exons ATGAGCGGCCGAGTTGGGGACCTGAGCCCCCAGCAGCAGGAGGCTCTGACCCGG TTCCGGGACAACCTTCAGGACCTGCTCCCCACACTGCCCAAGGCTGATGACCACTACGTCCTGCGCTGGCTCCGAG CCCGGGACTTTGACCTGCAGAAATCAGAGGACATGCTCCGTAAG GTGGTCCAGCGGTATGACGCCGGTGGCCTGTGCGGCTACGACTACGAGGGCTGCCCCGTGTGGTTCGACATCATCGGGACCATGGACCCCAAAGGCCTCCTCCTGTCAGCCTCCAAGCAGGAGCTGATCCGGAAGCGCATCAGAGTCTGCGAGTTGCTTTTGCACGAGTGTGAACAGCAGAGTCAGAAG CTGGGCAGGAGGGTCGACACGGCCGTGATGGTGTTTGACATGGAAGGGCTGAGCCTGAGACACCTGTGGAAGCCAGCGGTGGAGGTTTACCAGCAG TTTTTTGCCATTCTGGAAGCAAATTATCCGGAGACGATGAAGAATTTAATTGTTGTTCGAG CCCCCAAGCTGTTCCCCGTGGCCTTCAACTTGGTCAAGTCGTTCATGGGTGAGGAGACCCGAAGGAAGATAGTGATTATGGGAG GCAACTGGAAGCAAGAGTTGCTGAAATTCATCAGCCCCGACCAGCTGCCCGTGGAGTTCGGGGGGACCATGACCGACCCCGACGGCAACCCCAAGTGCCTGACCAAG ATCAACTACGGGGGCGACGTGCCCCAGCGTTACTACCTGCGCAACCACGTGAGGGTGCAGTACGACCACCAGGAGACCGTGGGCCGAGGCTCCTCCCTGCAGGTGGACAACGAGATCCTGTTCCCGGGCTGCGTGCTCAG GTGGCAGTTCGCGTCGGACGGAGGGGACATCGGCTTCGGGGTTTTCCTGAAGACCAAGATGGGGGAGCGGCAGCGGGCCGGGGAGATGACGGAGGTGCTGGCCAGCCAGCGCTACAACGCCCACATGGTGCCCGAGGACGGGAGCCTCACCTGCACGGAAGCCGGCGTCT ACGTCCTAAGGTTTGACAACACCTACAGCCTGATCTACCCCAAGCACGTCAGCTACACCGTGGAGGTGCTGCTCCCAGACCAAACCTCCCTGGAGAAGATAGAGAAATTCTAG